CGGCTCCCGCCCCGGATCACCGCCCGGAAGGCCCGGGCGTCGGTGAGCCGGTGGGCCGCAGGCAGCACGGCGAGCGCCGAGCCGGCCTCAGACGGCCAGGCTCTTGCGGCCCTTCCGGCGACGCGAGGCCAGGATGGCGCGACCCGCGCGGGTCCGCATGCGCAGGCGGAAGCCGTGCGTCTTGTGCCGGCGACGGTTGTTCGGCTGGTACGTACGCTTG
The genomic region above belongs to Nocardioides coralli and contains:
- the rpmH gene encoding 50S ribosomal protein L34 → MSKRTYQPNNRRRHKTHGFRLRMRTRAGRAILASRRRKGRKSLAV